Part of the Egibacteraceae bacterium genome, TCCGCGGCCTCGATGCGGGCGTCGTGCTCGGCGTACTCGACCGCGGGATCGGCCTGCAGCGCTCGCAGCGTGCGGTCCATCCCGTCCCGGGGGGTGTGGAGGACCACAGGGTGGTCGCTGCCGGTGTACCCGACGACGATCCGCTCCGGAGCGCGATCCGCGCCGGGCCCGGCGGCGGTCGCCTCCATCGCGCCTGCCGGCACGCCCGTCAGGGTCACCACCGCAACCACCAGCGTCGCCACCGCACCGCGTATCCCCATCAAACCGCGCCTTCTCGTCGTCGACTGTCCCCGGGGTTGTCGGCGGCGAAGACGACCGTCTGTAATGCCGATATGCACATTCCGTGGAGCGCGCCCGGCGGTACAGTCGGGACATGCCCGAGGGCGACACGATCCACCGGTCCGCCCGCACCCTCGGACGGGCCCTGACCGGTGGCACCGTCGGTGCCGTGCAGGCGGACCACCACCGCGCCCGGCACCGGCGCGCGCCTGTACGTCTACGGCCGGGCACGCCGTCCCGGTGCGGGTCGCCCGGCATGGCGCCCGGGCCCGCCTGACGTACTGGTGCCCGGTCTGCCAGCCGCCCGCAGAGTTGGGGGCGGGCCCGCCTGCCGCTACGGTAGACGACGACCCCTGACCGCGAGCGACGAGACCTGACCCATGTGTGGACTGTGCGGCGAGGTGCGCGTCGACGGGGCGGTGGCCGACACCCAGGCGGTCCAGCGGATGGCGACGACCATGCGCGACCGTGGACCTGACGGCACCGGGCTGTACGCGCAGGGCCCGGTGGCGATGGGGCACGCCCGCCTGAAGGTCGTGGACCTGTCCAGCAAGGCCGCCCAGCCCATGGTCGACGCCGAGCTCGGCCTGACGATGGTCTTCAACGGGCTCATCTACAACTACGAGCAGCTGCGGGGGGAGCTCGCCGAGAAGGGCTACCGCTTCTTCTCCACCGGCGACACCGAGGTGCTCATCAAGGCCTACGACGCGTGGGGGGAGGGCTTCGTCGACCGGCTCCAGGGGATGTTCGCCTTCTGCCTCGCCGAACGCGACACGGGGCGCGTCGTGTTCGGCCGTGACCGGCTCGGCATCAAGCCGCTGTATCTGGCCGAGTCGCCGGGGCGCATCCGCTTCGCCTCCACCCTGCCGGCACTGCTCGCCGGCGGCGGTATCGACACCGACATCGACCCGGTGGCGCTGCACCACTACCTCACGTTCCACGCGGTCGTCCCCGCCCCCCACACCATCCTGAAGGGCGTGCGCAAGCTCCCACCGGCCACCCTGCTCGTGGTCGAGCCCGACGGGCGCCAGCACCGCACGACCTACTGGCGGCCGAGCTTCACCCGTGACCCCGCCCACGCCGGCTGGACCGAACGCGACTGGGAGGACGCCATCCTCGCGTCGCTGCGCCTCGCCGTGGAGCGCCGACTGGTGGCCGACGTGCCGGTCGGCGCGCTGCTGTCGGGGGGGCTCGACTCCAGCCTGATCGTGGGCCTGCTCGCGGAGGCGGGGCAGTCAAGCCTGTCGACCTTCTCGGTGGGCTTCGAGTCTGTCGGCGGCGAGCAGGGCGACGAGTTCAAGTACTCCGACGCGGTCGCCCGCGAATACGGCACGGACCACCACCAGATCCGGGTGTCGACCGAGCGCATGCTGCCCGCTCTGGGGGACGCCATCTCGGCGATGAGCGAACCGATGGTCAGCCACGACGCGGTGGGCTTCTATCTCCTGTCCCAAGAGGTTGCGAAGACCATCAAGGTGGTCCAGTCCGGCCAGGGGGCCGACGAGGTGTTCGCCGGCTACCACTGGTACCCGCCCATGCTGGCGTGCCCGCCCGACGAGCTCGGGCTGGAGACCTACCAGGCGGCGTTCTTCGACCGTCCCCACGCCGAGATGGACGCGGTCGTGACCGACGACTACCGCCTCGGCCGTGACGCCTCCACGCAGTTCGTCGAGCAGCACTTCCGCGCCGAGGGGGCCGAGACCGCCGTGGACCGGGCCCTGCGGCTGGACTCGACGATCATGCTCGTCGACGACCCCGTGAAGCGGGTGGACAACATGACGATGGCCTGGGGCCTTGAGGCCCGGGTGCCGTTCCTCGACCACGAGCTCGTCGAGCTGGCGGCGGCATGCCCCCCCGAGCTGAAGGTCGCCCAAGGCGGCAAGGGCGTGCTGAAGGAGGCTGCCCGGCGGGTCATCCCGGCCGGGGTCATCGACCGGCCGAAGGGCTACTTCCCGGTCCCGGCGCTGAAGTTCCTGCGCGGGCCCTATCTCGACCTGATCCGCGGGGCGCTCACCGCGCCCGCCGCGACGCGGCGCGGCCTGTTCCGGACCGACTACGTCAACCGCCTGGTCGACGACCCGCAGTCGGATCTCACCCCGCTGCGGGGCAACAAGCTCTACCAGCTCGGCGTCCTGGAGCTGTGGCTCCAAGCGCACGGAATCTGACGCGACGCCGCCCAAGCGCTCGAGGACCCCCATGACGAAGCGCTACGACCCCCGCGTTCGGCGGGCCGACAGCCTGTCCACGCGCAGCTGGGGCCACCCGACCGACCGTGACACCGCCCACATGGCGCCCAACGTGGCGCTGGACTGCGGTTGGGGTCGCCTCCTGTTCGGGCAGACCTTCGCCGACCACGATGCGCTGGAGTCCGCCCTGCACGCGGAGGCGGCCGGACGGCGAGACATCGCGTTGTACCTGCGCGACGCGCACGTGTTCGTCTCCCGGGCACCCGACGAGCTCTTCATCGATCCGTCGCTCACCTACCGGCTCTGGCTGCACCGGTACCGTCCGGCGCGCGAACCCGTCCGCGGCGTCATCGTGCGCAAGATGCGCACGCAGGCCGATGCGGACGCGACCAACCGCCTCTACGCGCTGAACGGCATGGTGATGGCGGACCCGGCGATCATGTGGGCCAACCAGCGCACCCCCACCTTCACCTACCTGGTCGCCGAGGACGCCGACACGCACGACATCATCGGGACGGTGACCGGCGTCGACCACGCGCAGGCCTTCCGCGACCCCGAGTCGGGTTCCAGCCTGTGGTGCCTGGCGGTCGACCCGCAGGCGGGCAAGCCGGGCGTGGGCCAGGCGCTGACCCGCACGCTGGCCGAGCGCTACCAGGCGCGGGGACGCGCCTACATGGACCTGTCGGTGATGCATGACAACCAGGCCGCCATCGGCCTCTACGAGAAGCTCGGCTTCGAGCGCGTGTCGGTGTTCCTGGTCAAGCGCAAGAACCCCATCAACGAGCCGTTGTTCGTCCCCGTGGCGCCGGAGGAGGGCCTCAACCCCTACGCCAAGATCATCGCCGACGAGGCGCGCCGGCGGGGGATCACCGTCAGGGTGCTCGATGCGGAGCAGGGCTACCTCGCCCTGGCGCACGGGGGGCGCGAGATCATCACGCGGGAATCGCTCTCGGAGCTCACCAGCGCGGTCGCCATGAGCCGCTGCGACGACAAGCGCGTGGCGCGCGACCTGCTGGCCCAGGCCGGGCTGCGCGTCCCCCGGGGCAGGGTGGCCACGTTCGATGACGCGGACGACGAGTTCCTCGACGAGGTCGGTGAGCTGGTCGTCAAACCCGCACGTGGGGAGCAGGGAGCCGGGGTGACCGTGGGCGTCCGCGACGCCGAGCAGCTGCATGCCGCCATCGAGGCGGCGCGACCGCACTGCCCCCGGGTGCTGCTCGAGGAGTACGTCGAGGGCGAGGACCTGCGGGTCGTCGTCATCGACCACGAGGTCGTGGCCGCGGCCGTCCGCCGGGCCGCGCAGGTCGTCGGCACCGGTCGGCTCTCGATCGAGGGGCTCATCGAGACGCAGAGCCGCCGCCGGGCCGCGGCCACCGACGGGGAGTCGAGCATCCCCCTCGACGAGCACACCGCCGCCACGGTCGCGGCAGCCGGCTACGAGCTGTCCGACACCCTCCCCGAGGGGGAGACCCTGCGGGTGCGGGGCACCGCGAACCTGCACACCGGGGGCACCATCCATGACGTGACGCAGCGCTTGTCACCCGAGATCGGCGAGGCCTGCGTGCAGGCGAGTCGGGTCCTGGACATCCCCGTCGTCGGGCTCGACCTGCTGGTCCCGTCCCCGGAGGACCGCGAGCACGTGTTCATCGAGGCCAACGAGCGGCCCGGCCTGGCCAACCACGAGCCGCAGCCCACGGCGCAGCGTTTCGTCGACCTGCTGTTCCCGAGGACGAGGACCCCGGCCTAGCGTCGTGTCACGACGTGGCGGCCACGGCCGGCTCCGGTTGCATCTCGGTCAACGCCGCGATCATGTGGGCGAACTCCTCGTTGTTGGGCGCAACGGCGGGTTCGGCGTCGGGGACCGACTCAAGCACCCGCAAGAAGCGCTCCAGCGAGGTGCCGTTGGCGGCGGGCAGGTGCGAGGACAGGATCCGGTCGGGCCGGAGGCGGCGGACGCCCTCGAGCACGTGGCCGAACCGCTGGCGGTCCAGCAGGTGGGCCCACGGCGAGTCTGCGGTCGCCCAGGCCTGCATGCCGCCGGCCAGCACGTCCTCCGGCACGTCCGCGGCATCCTGGGTCGACTCGGGCAGGAGCGCCCCGAAGGAATCCACCGAGAACAAGGCACCGGTCGCCTCGTCGAGCAGTCCGGTCGACATGGGGTTGTCGTACAGCGGCGGCGCCACGGCCCGCAGCGTGCGGTCACCAACGGCAAGCCGATCACCCGCCCGGATGGCGTGCACCCGGTCGAGTGGCACCGGCCACCACGACGCCATCCGCATCGCGCTCATGGCGTGGGTCACCAGCCGGGCGTGCGGGGCCAGCTCCAACACCTGCTGGAGGCTGCCGGTGTGGTCGGCGTCGTCGTGGGTCAGCCACACCCACCGCAGCGCGTGCGGGTCGATGATCGAGGAGAGCGCGTCGACGAACGCCTCACTGTCGGCGCCCATCCCGGCGTCGATCAGCACCGGCTGCTCGGCGAGCAGGACGTAGGCGTTGACGGGCAGCACCCCGATGCCCGGCAGCGGGACGGTGGTCGGGAGGACATGGACGTCGGGCCCGGCCTGGTAGGGGGCGTCCATCATCGGCCTCCCGCGGTGGGTTCGCGCATCTGGCTCATCAGGTACCTCCTGGTGGTGGAATAGCTTCCACTCCAAGAGGCGTTCGTTCGCGGCTGCTCCCGTTCACTCAGGACTGAACGATCCAGCGAACGTCGTCCCCGTCGTCGGGCTCGTAGGCGCAGTACAGGCCGGTGCGCAGTTGGCGGTCGAGCACGGTGCCCGCCTCGGGCAAAGCCTCGTGCAGGGCGGCGGTCGCCGCCCGCAGCGCCCTCGTGACGTTGACGCGCGCGCGCTCGGCCGCAGAGGACGCCCGGCGGGCGCGC contains:
- the ngg gene encoding N-acetylglutaminylglutamine synthetase — encoded protein: MTKRYDPRVRRADSLSTRSWGHPTDRDTAHMAPNVALDCGWGRLLFGQTFADHDALESALHAEAAGRRDIALYLRDAHVFVSRAPDELFIDPSLTYRLWLHRYRPAREPVRGVIVRKMRTQADADATNRLYALNGMVMADPAIMWANQRTPTFTYLVAEDADTHDIIGTVTGVDHAQAFRDPESGSSLWCLAVDPQAGKPGVGQALTRTLAERYQARGRAYMDLSVMHDNQAAIGLYEKLGFERVSVFLVKRKNPINEPLFVPVAPEEGLNPYAKIIADEARRRGITVRVLDAEQGYLALAHGGREIITRESLSELTSAVAMSRCDDKRVARDLLAQAGLRVPRGRVATFDDADDEFLDEVGELVVKPARGEQGAGVTVGVRDAEQLHAAIEAARPHCPRVLLEEYVEGEDLRVVVIDHEVVAAAVRRAAQVVGTGRLSIEGLIETQSRRRAAATDGESSIPLDEHTAATVAAAGYELSDTLPEGETLRVRGTANLHTGGTIHDVTQRLSPEIGEACVQASRVLDIPVVGLDLLVPSPEDREHVFIEANERPGLANHEPQPTAQRFVDLLFPRTRTPA
- a CDS encoding N-acetylglutaminylglutamine amidotransferase; translation: MCGLCGEVRVDGAVADTQAVQRMATTMRDRGPDGTGLYAQGPVAMGHARLKVVDLSSKAAQPMVDAELGLTMVFNGLIYNYEQLRGELAEKGYRFFSTGDTEVLIKAYDAWGEGFVDRLQGMFAFCLAERDTGRVVFGRDRLGIKPLYLAESPGRIRFASTLPALLAGGGIDTDIDPVALHHYLTFHAVVPAPHTILKGVRKLPPATLLVVEPDGRQHRTTYWRPSFTRDPAHAGWTERDWEDAILASLRLAVERRLVADVPVGALLSGGLDSSLIVGLLAEAGQSSLSTFSVGFESVGGEQGDEFKYSDAVAREYGTDHHQIRVSTERMLPALGDAISAMSEPMVSHDAVGFYLLSQEVAKTIKVVQSGQGADEVFAGYHWYPPMLACPPDELGLETYQAAFFDRPHAEMDAVVTDDYRLGRDASTQFVEQHFRAEGAETAVDRALRLDSTIMLVDDPVKRVDNMTMAWGLEARVPFLDHELVELAAACPPELKVAQGGKGVLKEAARRVIPAGVIDRPKGYFPVPALKFLRGPYLDLIRGALTAPAATRRGLFRTDYVNRLVDDPQSDLTPLRGNKLYQLGVLELWLQAHGI
- a CDS encoding MBL fold metallo-hydrolase, whose amino-acid sequence is MDAPYQAGPDVHVLPTTVPLPGIGVLPVNAYVLLAEQPVLIDAGMGADSEAFVDALSSIIDPHALRWVWLTHDDADHTGSLQQVLELAPHARLVTHAMSAMRMASWWPVPLDRVHAIRAGDRLAVGDRTLRAVAPPLYDNPMSTGLLDEATGALFSVDSFGALLPESTQDAADVPEDVLAGGMQAWATADSPWAHLLDRQRFGHVLEGVRRLRPDRILSSHLPAANGTSLERFLRVLESVPDAEPAVAPNNEEFAHMIAALTEMQPEPAVAATS